In one window of Leptospirales bacterium DNA:
- a CDS encoding NfeD family protein, with the protein MESLSSLVNNSTLSAVVWASAGIALVIAEFFVPGAICVFLGLGALLTGGFTYLGALNSLTSQFVFWVFSSLVLILILRARVTRWFPALERDDSRAENDEIAGRLVEVLEDIAPGESEGRVRFQGASWNARSEKDLLRRGEQARILRRDNLWLVVEASDETPPQTSSEQRSPSQNA; encoded by the coding sequence TTGGAATCGCTCAGCAGTCTCGTCAACAACAGCACGCTCAGCGCCGTCGTCTGGGCCAGCGCCGGCATCGCCCTGGTCATCGCTGAATTTTTCGTACCCGGGGCGATCTGTGTATTTCTGGGACTGGGCGCGCTATTGACCGGAGGCTTCACCTATCTGGGCGCCCTGAACAGCCTTACGTCGCAGTTTGTATTCTGGGTATTCTCTTCGCTGGTCTTGATCTTGATTCTCCGCGCCAGAGTTACACGCTGGTTTCCAGCGCTGGAACGCGACGATAGCCGGGCTGAGAATGACGAAATTGCCGGCCGCCTGGTGGAAGTCCTGGAAGATATTGCGCCAGGCGAAAGCGAAGGACGCGTGCGCTTTCAGGGCGCCAGCTGGAATGCCCGCAGCGAGAAAGATCTGCTGCGACGCGGCGAGCAGGCGCGAATTCTGAGACGCGACAATCTATGGCTGGTTGTCGAAGCAAGCGACGAAACGCCGCCACAAACGAGTTCTGAGCAACGCAGCCCATCCCAAAACGCCTGA
- a CDS encoding paraslipin — protein sequence MPFLSALILILLIIFIRRTFRVVPNQAAFIKERLGKFSGVLGPGFHFLVPVIDRVAYRHTLKEQVADVAAQICITRDNVQVEVDGILYLRVLDPERASYGIQDYGFAAMQLAQTSMRSEIGKLDLDMTFKEREKINDAVVKAVDHASEHWGIKVTRYEIKNIVPPPSILNSMEQQMKAEREKRADILQSEGERAALINQSQGEKQEEINVSEGEKQKRINEAEGRAKEIELVADATAEALRTVAQSINAAGGREAVQLRIAQEFIRKFGEVVEQSRTTVVPLSVANIQGVFEGVSKTMAGIKKQD from the coding sequence ATGCCTTTTTTGAGCGCATTGATCTTGATCCTGTTGATCATCTTTATCCGTCGCACCTTCCGCGTGGTGCCCAATCAGGCGGCCTTCATCAAGGAGCGGCTTGGCAAGTTCAGCGGCGTTCTTGGGCCTGGTTTTCACTTTCTGGTGCCAGTCATTGACCGCGTCGCCTATCGTCACACGCTCAAAGAGCAGGTTGCTGATGTGGCAGCGCAGATCTGTATCACTCGCGACAACGTCCAGGTGGAAGTGGATGGCATTCTTTACTTACGCGTCCTGGATCCGGAACGCGCCTCCTACGGAATTCAGGACTACGGCTTCGCCGCCATGCAGCTGGCTCAGACCAGCATGCGTTCCGAGATCGGCAAGCTGGACCTCGACATGACATTCAAAGAACGGGAAAAGATCAATGATGCAGTGGTCAAAGCAGTAGACCACGCCAGCGAACACTGGGGAATCAAAGTTACGCGTTATGAAATCAAAAACATCGTTCCGCCGCCATCGATTCTGAACTCCATGGAGCAGCAGATGAAGGCCGAACGTGAAAAGCGCGCCGACATTCTGCAATCCGAAGGCGAACGCGCCGCACTGATCAATCAATCGCAAGGCGAAAAACAGGAAGAAATCAACGTCTCCGAAGGCGAAAAGCAGAAACGGATCAATGAAGCCGAAGGCCGCGCCAAGGAGATCGAGCTGGTAGCCGATGCGACGGCCGAGGCGCTGCGCACTGTTGCCCAATCGATCAACGCGGCAGGCGGTCGCGAAGCGGTACAGCTGCGTATTGCACAGGAGTTTATCCGCAAATTTGGCGAAGTTGTGGAGCAGTCGCGCACGACCGTCGTACCGCTTTCCGTGGCCAATATTCAGGGCGTCTTCGAGGGCGTCTCCAAGACCATGGCTGGAATCAAGAAGCAGGACTGA
- a CDS encoding paraslipin → MGDILNVGAYIFYILLTIYVAFKFVRAIRIVPAQEEYIVERLGKYHKTLGAGFHALIPFLDLVRYVVTLKEEAIDVPAQVCITRDNVQVKVDGIIYMKVMESYKAAYNITDYRYAVIQLAQTTMRAAFGELDLDKTFEERSQLNAKIVAVVDQAAADWGVDIKRYEIQNITPSKEVLHSMEKQMTAEREKRAKIAISEGQMTSVINRSEGLKQELINRSEGQKMKMINEAEGKASEIRAVANATAAGIRKIAESLNAAGGVEAMQLSLSEEYLRKLGGLARKENQVILPMDLSNMDDVLDGIQRIGPKKN, encoded by the coding sequence ATGGGCGATATCTTAAACGTTGGCGCATACATCTTTTACATCTTACTGACTATCTACGTCGCGTTCAAATTTGTGCGGGCGATCCGCATCGTTCCGGCGCAAGAGGAATACATAGTGGAGCGTCTTGGCAAATACCACAAGACGCTGGGGGCTGGCTTCCATGCCCTGATTCCCTTTCTCGATCTGGTGCGCTATGTTGTCACCTTGAAGGAAGAGGCCATCGACGTGCCGGCGCAGGTTTGCATTACGCGCGACAACGTGCAGGTCAAGGTAGATGGCATCATCTACATGAAGGTAATGGAATCATACAAAGCGGCCTACAATATCACTGATTATCGCTATGCCGTCATTCAGCTGGCTCAGACAACGATGCGCGCCGCATTTGGCGAGCTGGACCTGGACAAGACCTTCGAGGAACGCTCGCAATTGAATGCCAAGATTGTTGCCGTCGTAGATCAAGCGGCTGCCGATTGGGGCGTCGACATCAAGCGCTACGAGATCCAGAACATCACACCTTCCAAAGAAGTCCTGCACTCGATGGAAAAGCAGATGACTGCGGAACGCGAAAAGAGAGCCAAAATTGCCATCTCCGAAGGCCAGATGACCTCGGTGATCAACCGCTCGGAAGGTTTGAAGCAAGAGTTGATCAACCGTTCCGAAGGCCAGAAGATGAAAATGATCAATGAAGCCGAGGGCAAGGCTTCCGAGATCAGGGCCGTAGCCAACGCTACTGCCGCAGGCATCCGCAAAATTGCCGAATCGCTGAATGCGGCGGGCGGCGTGGAGGCCATGCAGTTGAGCCTTTCCGAAGAGTATTTGCGGAAGCTGGGCGGCCTGGCGCGCAAGGAAAATCAGGTCATCCTTCCGATGGACCTCTCCAATATGGATGATGTCCTTGATGGCATTCAGCGAATTGGCCCAAAAAAAAACTGA
- a CDS encoding GyrI-like domain-containing protein, which produces MNPWQGWRRQTALAAVSAALLWSALHCGPDLSQFQALRRPRLTHKPPMRMLVAELRGAPAQTVGRAFGVLYKLRYSLDEPDHNLKKEESSPRARWPVSLETPPEEWTGLFAVPVSNHIESLPPEAAASEPPVRLETWQYGLVAEILHIGPYDREPASVAKLMEFIRKKGCRVSGLHEEEYLKGPGMIFKGDPEEYQTILRYPITCPRPQP; this is translated from the coding sequence ATGAATCCGTGGCAAGGCTGGCGGCGGCAAACGGCGCTGGCCGCAGTGAGCGCTGCGCTTTTGTGGTCTGCGCTTCATTGCGGCCCCGACCTTTCACAATTCCAGGCCTTGCGCAGGCCGCGTCTTACTCACAAACCGCCGATGCGCATGCTGGTAGCAGAGCTGCGCGGCGCGCCGGCGCAAACGGTCGGCCGTGCGTTTGGAGTTCTTTACAAGCTTCGCTACTCTCTGGATGAACCTGATCACAATCTGAAAAAAGAAGAGAGCTCGCCGCGCGCACGCTGGCCTGTCAGTCTGGAGACGCCGCCCGAAGAATGGACCGGCCTCTTCGCTGTGCCGGTATCGAATCATATTGAATCGCTGCCGCCTGAGGCTGCCGCCAGCGAACCGCCGGTGCGCCTGGAAACCTGGCAGTATGGTCTTGTCGCGGAGATTTTACACATCGGTCCCTACGATCGCGAACCTGCCTCCGTCGCCAAGCTGATGGAGTTTATTCGAAAGAAGGGGTGTAGGGTCTCCGGATTGCATGAAGAGGAATATCTCAAGGGTCCGGGGATGATATTCAAGGGAGATCCTGAAGAATATCAAACTATTTTGCGCTATCCGATTACTTGCCCGCGTCCGCAGCCTTGA
- a CDS encoding ATP-binding protein, producing the protein MNPAEAQSSPFRPVNLARILLSLLLGGVAAYAGLPSVIYFVVAHLIFSLLWHLAVQRGWIVEERSFWTGLAPLAVDLTFISVFVFLMGPPGHFAVLLYMVITALSSLSSAFRYGMLAAFLSPAAFFAASVSSSFWQPWRSFYAGPPLPLWLLSAVALLLLIACFLVAHTIRDLMMRNQQLLDEESQAHRQERERATQRYRLLVEGGADIIFALDEEFRFLSLNRAFTNTLGHRVADWIGKTLLDLVSPERGGVDRMLLEQTLQSMKRRPNPANFTIRLHTRLGEAAEMVMRLEPVDFEANHMIYGRASLHVDDMLIRYFHSERQRYILTNYLILADQISDRATRNAAAYMDADALTMLRLGLRELLINAIEHGNLEIDYAAKSKMMHDGQYMKFVAERQQEEAYRDRRVIVEHSINSRRIFFRITDQGAGFDHRAMQRRTEADMESGHLQHGRGLAIARAAFDRLRYNDRGNRVIATRRF; encoded by the coding sequence TTGAATCCAGCAGAAGCACAGTCCTCGCCCTTTCGCCCGGTCAACCTCGCGCGAATCCTGCTGAGCTTGCTGCTGGGCGGCGTCGCCGCCTACGCCGGCTTGCCCTCGGTGATCTACTTTGTCGTTGCACACCTGATCTTTTCCCTGCTCTGGCACCTGGCTGTGCAACGAGGCTGGATTGTTGAAGAACGCAGTTTCTGGACGGGACTGGCGCCGCTCGCCGTCGATCTCACATTCATTTCCGTATTCGTGTTCCTGATGGGCCCCCCGGGCCACTTTGCGGTGCTCCTTTACATGGTGATCACCGCTCTGAGTTCGCTTTCTTCCGCCTTTCGTTATGGCATGCTGGCGGCCTTTCTTTCGCCAGCGGCGTTCTTTGCGGCCAGCGTCAGTTCCAGTTTCTGGCAACCCTGGCGCAGCTTCTATGCTGGGCCGCCGCTGCCGCTCTGGCTGCTGAGCGCCGTCGCCCTCCTGTTGTTGATTGCCTGCTTTCTGGTCGCCCACACCATTCGCGATTTGATGATGCGCAACCAGCAGCTGCTGGACGAAGAAAGCCAGGCCCATCGCCAGGAGCGCGAACGTGCGACGCAACGTTACCGGCTGCTGGTGGAGGGCGGCGCCGATATCATCTTCGCCCTCGACGAAGAGTTTCGTTTCCTATCGTTGAATCGGGCTTTTACCAATACCCTTGGCCATCGCGTTGCAGATTGGATTGGAAAAACTTTGCTCGATCTGGTCAGCCCAGAGCGCGGCGGCGTAGACCGCATGCTTCTCGAACAAACCTTGCAGTCGATGAAACGACGCCCCAACCCGGCAAATTTTACAATTCGGCTGCATACGCGACTGGGCGAGGCCGCCGAGATGGTTATGCGCCTGGAGCCAGTTGACTTCGAAGCGAACCACATGATTTACGGACGCGCTTCTCTGCACGTCGACGACATGCTGATTCGCTATTTCCATTCCGAACGACAACGATACATACTTACAAACTATCTTATTTTGGCCGACCAGATCAGCGACCGCGCCACGCGCAATGCAGCGGCGTATATGGACGCCGATGCCCTGACCATGCTTCGTCTGGGATTGCGCGAATTGCTGATCAACGCAATTGAACACGGCAATCTGGAAATCGACTACGCCGCCAAATCGAAGATGATGCACGATGGCCAGTACATGAAATTTGTTGCCGAGCGCCAGCAAGAGGAAGCCTATCGCGACCGGCGCGTCATCGTGGAACATTCCATCAATTCACGTCGCATTTTTTTTCGAATTACCGATCAGGGCGCCGGCTTTGACCATCGCGCCATGCAAAGGCGCACCGAGGCCGACATGGAAAGCGGACATCTGCAACACGGACGCGGTCTGGCAATCGCCCGCGCAGCCTTTGACCGGCTGCGCTACAATGACCGCGGCAATCGCGTGATCGCCACGCGTCGCTTCTGA
- a CDS encoding thioesterase family protein codes for MPRVQIELPVDWHFQTELEVRVGDVNLGGHLGHDRLVSLLHEARARMFRDAGFAELDIAGAGIIMQYLSVQYLAESFFGDLLRIFIAARDFWERGCELVYRMERSASSEEIARATTGLIFFDYRARSAIAAPEIFRKAFPPP; via the coding sequence ATGCCCCGCGTGCAAATCGAGCTGCCGGTCGACTGGCATTTTCAGACTGAGCTGGAGGTGCGCGTCGGCGACGTGAACCTTGGCGGCCACCTGGGCCATGATCGTCTGGTCAGCCTGCTCCATGAGGCGCGGGCGCGCATGTTTCGCGACGCAGGATTTGCCGAACTGGACATTGCCGGCGCCGGCATCATCATGCAGTACTTAAGCGTCCAGTATCTGGCGGAGTCCTTTTTTGGCGATTTGTTGCGCATTTTCATTGCCGCCCGCGATTTCTGGGAACGCGGCTGCGAATTGGTCTACCGGATGGAACGATCAGCAAGCTCCGAGGAAATAGCGCGGGCGACGACCGGATTGATTTTTTTCGATTATCGTGCACGCTCCGCCATCGCCGCTCCGGAAATTTTCCGGAAGGCATTCCCGCCGCCCTGA
- the mnmC gene encoding FAD-dependent 5-carboxymethylaminomethyl-2-thiouridine(34) oxidoreductase MnmC gives MSQQAPIARIQTASLEWRGDCPISEEYGDIYFQPEDAIAESEHVFLNACDLNGILAQAPQVLHIGELGFGVGLNFLLSAERFIQRSAAPQRLIYQSCELRPLTLDDLRRALRPLTRRPALLALAEELLELYPEAEPGLHVLPLLDGRIRLLLYLGDAADWLREMAPPECWNGAAVDLWYLDGFAPARNPAMWKAELFAQMASRSRAEAALSTFSAAAQVRRDLSASGFVVEKQTGFGRKREMLSGRYRPAPGAALWSRRAASPGRALILGGGLAGCALAAELAERRIVCTILDQHLLPAGGASGAAAGIAMPHLSALPTAESLLSLAALRYLRRRQRYALQSAAADANAGAALLCWNEVLEQRWRRALLAHGLTEASGRMIDEKELRELSGFGAPCNAVYLPQSLLLSAAKLCQLQIQQGDIEFRGGQPVDRLQGAAGDWNLLDREGAVLASGPQVFFACSDGALQFELLARLPLHRLRGQALLADASTRSQNLRLPICYDGYVTPAVAGQHTIGATFERWNDLPTPQAESSDYLWRKAQQRFPEFAATLSVADPVQLPARVGFRCVSRDHRPLVGALGASGLYASLAFGSRGIAGAQLAAAALAALVCGEAPPLEWSILRRMDPLRFNVGKQSSNF, from the coding sequence GTGTCGCAACAAGCGCCCATCGCGCGCATTCAAACAGCCAGCCTGGAATGGCGCGGCGATTGTCCAATCTCGGAGGAGTATGGCGACATCTACTTTCAGCCTGAAGACGCGATTGCCGAGAGCGAACATGTTTTCCTCAATGCTTGCGATCTGAATGGCATATTGGCGCAGGCGCCTCAGGTCTTGCACATTGGCGAGCTTGGTTTTGGCGTGGGGCTGAATTTCTTGCTGAGTGCAGAGCGCTTCATCCAGAGAAGTGCAGCGCCACAAAGACTGATCTATCAGAGCTGCGAGTTGCGTCCGTTGACGCTTGATGATCTCAGGCGAGCATTGCGGCCGCTTACGCGCCGGCCCGCGCTGCTTGCGCTGGCCGAAGAATTGCTGGAACTGTATCCGGAAGCGGAACCTGGCTTGCATGTTTTGCCGCTGCTGGATGGCCGCATTCGATTGCTCCTGTATCTGGGAGACGCCGCCGACTGGCTGCGCGAAATGGCGCCGCCCGAATGCTGGAATGGCGCCGCAGTCGATCTGTGGTACCTCGATGGTTTTGCGCCGGCGCGTAATCCGGCGATGTGGAAAGCAGAGCTGTTTGCGCAGATGGCTTCGAGGAGCCGAGCCGAAGCAGCGCTGAGCACCTTCAGCGCGGCCGCTCAGGTTCGACGCGACCTGAGCGCATCTGGATTTGTGGTAGAGAAGCAGACTGGCTTTGGACGCAAGCGTGAGATGTTGAGCGGCCGCTATCGGCCAGCGCCGGGAGCAGCTTTGTGGAGTCGGCGGGCGGCGTCGCCCGGCAGGGCTTTGATTCTGGGCGGCGGTCTGGCTGGCTGTGCACTGGCAGCAGAACTTGCCGAACGTCGGATCGTCTGCACAATTCTTGATCAACATTTGCTGCCGGCTGGCGGGGCTTCCGGCGCCGCCGCCGGCATTGCCATGCCGCATTTGAGCGCGCTGCCGACTGCAGAAAGTTTGCTTTCCCTGGCTGCGTTGCGGTATCTGCGCCGTCGCCAGCGCTACGCCCTGCAAAGCGCGGCAGCGGACGCCAACGCCGGCGCGGCGTTGCTTTGCTGGAACGAAGTATTGGAGCAGCGCTGGCGAAGAGCGTTGCTTGCGCACGGGTTGACAGAGGCCTCCGGTCGTATGATCGATGAAAAAGAATTGCGCGAGCTTAGCGGCTTTGGCGCTCCCTGCAACGCAGTCTACCTTCCCCAATCCCTGTTGCTTTCTGCTGCAAAACTCTGCCAGCTGCAAATACAGCAAGGCGATATTGAATTTCGCGGCGGTCAACCAGTCGACCGACTGCAGGGCGCCGCGGGCGATTGGAATCTGCTGGATCGCGAGGGCGCTGTACTGGCGTCGGGGCCCCAGGTCTTTTTTGCCTGCTCGGACGGCGCCTTGCAGTTTGAGTTGCTGGCCCGCCTGCCTCTGCACCGGCTGCGCGGTCAGGCGTTGCTGGCAGACGCCAGCACTCGTTCGCAAAATCTGCGCCTTCCCATTTGCTATGATGGCTACGTAACTCCGGCTGTGGCTGGCCAGCACACCATTGGCGCCACCTTTGAACGATGGAACGATTTGCCGACTCCGCAAGCGGAAAGCAGCGACTACCTGTGGCGCAAGGCGCAGCAGCGATTTCCGGAGTTCGCCGCGACGCTGTCCGTTGCAGATCCTGTTCAACTGCCGGCGCGCGTCGGCTTTCGCTGTGTCAGTCGCGATCATCGGCCGCTGGTCGGCGCCCTGGGCGCGTCCGGACTCTATGCATCGTTGGCCTTTGGATCGCGCGGTATCGCCGGCGCGCAACTGGCGGCGGCGGCGCTGGCCGCTCTGGTTTGCGGCGAGGCGCCGCCGCTGGAATGGAGCATCCTTCGGCGCATGGACCCGCTTCGTTTCAACGTCGGAAAGCAATCATCCAATTTCTGA
- a CDS encoding metal ABC transporter permease, which translates to MDSILHYDFMQNALLAAALVSIATGVMGAFVVVNRMVFISGAVAHAAYGGVGMAAYFGWNVTLGAFLFSGVSATAMGVVQRLARERADTIIGALWAIGMAIGIVFIDLSPGYRSDLMSYLFGSILTVSRSALLWMAGLDLLLLAVVRAFYRELTALSFDREFAEIRNIPATALELLLLALAAIAVVLVMQAVGLILVIALLSIPAAIAGRFVRRLSAMMVLASLLGFLFTLIGLVLAYAFNLTSGAAIILTAGVAYLLSLLWPRRVLA; encoded by the coding sequence ATGGATTCCATTTTGCACTACGATTTTATGCAGAATGCGCTGCTGGCGGCGGCATTGGTCAGCATTGCTACAGGAGTCATGGGGGCCTTTGTGGTGGTCAACCGTATGGTTTTCATCAGCGGCGCCGTGGCCCATGCCGCCTATGGCGGAGTGGGCATGGCCGCCTACTTTGGCTGGAACGTAACGCTGGGGGCCTTTCTTTTTAGCGGAGTCTCGGCAACGGCGATGGGCGTGGTGCAGCGTCTGGCACGCGAGCGCGCCGACACAATCATTGGCGCGCTCTGGGCCATCGGCATGGCAATCGGCATTGTCTTTATCGATCTCAGTCCGGGCTACCGCTCCGATTTGATGAGCTACTTGTTTGGCAGCATCCTGACCGTTAGCCGCAGTGCGCTGCTGTGGATGGCCGGGCTTGATCTTTTGCTGCTGGCGGTGGTGCGCGCATTCTACCGGGAATTGACCGCGCTTTCCTTTGATCGAGAGTTTGCCGAAATTCGCAATATTCCAGCGACCGCGCTGGAACTGCTGTTGCTGGCGCTGGCCGCCATCGCTGTGGTGCTGGTCATGCAGGCGGTAGGCCTGATTCTGGTCATCGCCTTGTTGAGTATCCCGGCGGCCATCGCCGGTCGATTTGTGCGACGCCTTTCGGCAATGATGGTCCTGGCCTCGCTGCTTGGCTTTCTTTTTACATTGATCGGTCTCGTATTGGCCTATGCCTTCAACCTGACCAGCGGCGCGGCAATCATTCTGACGGCCGGCGTCGCCTATCTCTTGAGTTTGCTCTGGCCGCGTCGCGTCCTGGCTTGA
- a CDS encoding ABC transporter ATP-binding protein → MAVALEIENISVRLGGRDVLQGASLRVEERDFIALIGPNGGGKTTLLRAILGLAPLSQGAIRIFGAPPQRGRTSIGYLPQHFRFDADFPITALDVTLSGRLSSVHPFGRYSAEDRAAAREALAEVHLEGMEERRLDQLSGGQLQRVFVARALASAPRILLLDEPAAHLDPHVSGSLYELLQKLNERLTVVMTTHDVGAVSSYVKTVGCVNGALHYHGSHQLTHEMLHAAYAGAGPTDMLDHGLHSRSLH, encoded by the coding sequence ATGGCCGTTGCCCTTGAAATTGAGAATATTTCTGTACGCCTCGGCGGCCGCGATGTTCTGCAAGGCGCCTCCTTGCGCGTCGAAGAGCGCGACTTCATCGCCTTGATCGGGCCAAACGGCGGCGGCAAGACAACGCTGCTGCGCGCGATCCTCGGCCTGGCGCCCTTGAGCCAGGGCGCCATCCGCATCTTCGGAGCGCCGCCGCAGCGCGGTCGTACCAGCATTGGCTACTTGCCGCAGCACTTTCGCTTTGACGCGGATTTCCCGATTACGGCCCTCGATGTGACGCTCAGCGGACGATTGAGCTCTGTGCATCCCTTTGGCCGCTACAGCGCCGAAGATCGCGCTGCGGCGCGCGAAGCGCTGGCCGAGGTGCATCTGGAGGGAATGGAAGAGCGGCGCCTGGATCAACTGTCCGGAGGTCAATTGCAGCGCGTCTTTGTGGCCCGCGCGCTGGCATCGGCGCCGCGCATCCTGCTGCTCGATGAGCCGGCGGCGCACCTCGATCCGCACGTTAGCGGCAGCCTCTATGAATTGTTGCAAAAACTCAATGAACGCCTGACGGTCGTGATGACCACGCACGATGTGGGCGCAGTCTCATCCTACGTCAAGACGGTGGGATGTGTAAACGGCGCCTTGCACTACCATGGATCGCATCAATTGACTCATGAGATGCTGCACGCCGCGTATGCCGGGGCCGGACCCACGGACATGCTCGATCACGGATTGCACAGCCGGAGCCTGCATTGA
- a CDS encoding zinc ABC transporter substrate-binding protein, with the protein MIPERLAGGGRHCALRQTFILLCLILAGACQAPEQDSRPLVAASIAPLQFFVDQLAGQSLRTIALVPAGSDAHVFEPRPEQLRLLSEAHLLVESGMEFEAAWRPRFLAANPSLQIISPASRFADLRYIHIHRSGSSNPVAQRHDSPDPHYWQSPARAAALLDYLRDELCQRFPERCSNFRAHAESFRPQIAALDAECRRRTQALAVRSFVSYHPSWNYFAKDYHLEMIALEHGGQEPGPAQTAAAVEHARSRGVRVVLIEPELSDRSAAMFAREIDAPLRRVAPLAYDWPAAIRSFLDALEGR; encoded by the coding sequence ATGATACCTGAGAGACTTGCTGGCGGCGGCCGCCATTGCGCTCTGCGCCAAACATTCATCTTGCTCTGCCTTATCCTGGCCGGCGCCTGCCAGGCGCCCGAACAGGACAGCCGGCCGCTGGTTGCGGCCAGCATTGCACCCCTGCAGTTTTTTGTAGATCAGCTTGCCGGCCAAAGCTTGCGAACGATTGCTCTGGTTCCGGCAGGCAGCGATGCCCATGTCTTTGAGCCGCGGCCCGAGCAGCTGCGCTTGCTGAGCGAAGCGCATTTGCTGGTGGAGAGCGGGATGGAATTTGAGGCGGCCTGGCGTCCGCGCTTTCTGGCAGCTAACCCCTCGCTGCAGATTATTTCGCCGGCCAGTCGCTTTGCCGACCTGCGCTACATCCACATCCATCGCAGCGGATCCTCGAATCCTGTTGCCCAGCGGCACGATAGCCCGGATCCGCACTACTGGCAGTCGCCAGCGCGCGCCGCCGCCCTGCTGGACTATTTGCGCGATGAACTTTGCCAGCGTTTCCCTGAGCGTTGCTCGAATTTTCGAGCGCATGCTGAGTCCTTTCGTCCGCAGATCGCGGCCCTGGATGCCGAATGCCGCAGACGCACGCAGGCCCTGGCCGTGCGAAGCTTTGTCAGCTATCACCCATCATGGAATTACTTTGCAAAGGACTATCATCTGGAAATGATTGCACTGGAACACGGCGGGCAGGAGCCCGGTCCGGCGCAAACTGCCGCCGCCGTGGAACACGCCCGCAGTCGCGGCGTGCGCGTCGTGCTGATTGAACCAGAGCTCAGCGATCGCAGTGCGGCCATGTTTGCACGCGAGATTGATGCGCCGCTGCGTCGCGTAGCTCCGCTTGCCTATGATTGGCCCGCTGCCATTCGCTCCTTTCTGGACGCTTTGGAGGGGCGTTGA
- a CDS encoding transcriptional repressor — MKPADETVTLLKREGLRVTPQRTDILRQLAGKKGRVSVQQVFKQIQQKHPGISLDTVYRTLSTFANLGIVSQVNLQSGDLLYEYQGGAARHHHHAVCLSCGSTFCLDECPLPESYFQTLARKKFRVRSHAFEVYGYCSRCEQGVDDT, encoded by the coding sequence GTGAAGCCTGCCGACGAAACGGTGACGCTGCTGAAGCGCGAGGGGCTGCGTGTAACGCCGCAGCGTACCGATATCTTGCGCCAGCTAGCGGGCAAGAAGGGGCGCGTTTCGGTGCAGCAGGTTTTCAAGCAGATCCAGCAAAAGCATCCCGGCATCAGTCTTGATACGGTCTATCGCACCCTGAGCACCTTTGCCAATCTGGGTATCGTTTCGCAGGTCAATCTACAAAGCGGCGACCTGCTCTACGAATACCAGGGCGGGGCCGCACGCCACCACCACCATGCCGTCTGCCTCTCCTGCGGCAGCACCTTCTGTCTGGACGAGTGTCCGCTTCCGGAGAGTTATTTCCAGACGCTGGCGCGAAAGAAGTTTCGTGTGCGCAGCCATGCCTTCGAGGTCTATGGCTACTGCTCTCGATGCGAACAAGGCGTCGATGATACCTGA